The following proteins are co-located in the Pseudomonas sp. DY-1 genome:
- a CDS encoding DUF3015 domain-containing protein, whose translation MTNKLIGKAIIFGLLSTAGVAAYAGQAGGGGCGWGNMVFEGQRGLVPHLLATTTNGTSGNATFGLTSGTNGCDSSVKLGYGGRSLFAMNGMLDSIAEDMAQGQGEALDAYATLLGIEQADRAHFAKVTQANFSSIFASPDATGEEVLAATLDVMSRDQQLARYAKLPS comes from the coding sequence ATGACGAACAAACTGATTGGCAAGGCCATTATCTTCGGACTTCTCAGCACCGCCGGCGTTGCGGCGTACGCGGGGCAGGCCGGGGGCGGCGGCTGCGGCTGGGGGAACATGGTGTTCGAAGGTCAGCGCGGCCTGGTTCCGCACCTGCTGGCCACCACCACCAACGGCACCTCGGGCAACGCCACCTTTGGCTTGACCTCGGGTACCAACGGTTGCGACTCCAGCGTGAAGCTGGGCTACGGCGGCCGTTCCCTGTTCGCCATGAATGGCATGCTCGACAGCATCGCCGAGGACATGGCGCAGGGGCAGGGCGAAGCGCTGGATGCCTATGCCACCCTGCTGGGCATCGAACAGGCTGACCGCGCCCACTTCGCGAAGGTCACCCAGGCCAACTTCTCGAGCATCTTCGCAAGTCCTGACGCGACCGGCGAAGAGGTACTCGCCGCGACTCTCGACGTGATGAGCCGCGACCAGCAACTGGCTCGCTACGCCAAGCTGCCGAGCTGA